A genome region from Sphingobacteriaceae bacterium GW460-11-11-14-LB5 includes the following:
- a CDS encoding ion transporter, whose product MASDSSKDWRFKLHEIIYESNTPAGKAFDVGLLIAIFSSIIVVMLDSVVSIHLHYGKLFNIMEWVFAALFTIEYILRLVSIKKPIRYVISPLGIIDLIALLPSYLSIFFIGAQSLLVFRALRLLRVFRIFKLGHFLTEINFLTQALKNSVRKISIFLLTVLTITVILGSIMYLVEKRENGFSNIPESIYWAIVTITTVGYGDISPITPLGKFVASVVMLIGYAIIAVPTGIITHDIALAARQKKELPESCPSCSREGHDSDALFCKYCGSSLFK is encoded by the coding sequence ATGGCATCAGATTCATCTAAAGATTGGCGTTTTAAACTTCACGAAATAATTTACGAATCGAATACACCTGCGGGTAAAGCTTTTGATGTAGGCCTGTTAATTGCCATATTTTCCAGTATTATTGTCGTGATGCTCGATAGTGTGGTCAGCATTCACCTGCATTATGGCAAATTGTTTAACATTATGGAGTGGGTTTTTGCCGCACTTTTCACCATTGAATATATTTTAAGGTTGGTGAGCATTAAAAAACCAATCCGATATGTAATCAGTCCTTTAGGGATTATTGATCTGATTGCTTTATTGCCGTCTTACTTAAGTATATTTTTTATTGGTGCGCAATCTTTGCTGGTTTTCAGGGCGTTGAGGTTGCTGAGGGTTTTCAGGATATTTAAACTTGGACATTTTTTAACCGAGATTAATTTCCTCACCCAGGCATTGAAGAATAGCGTGCGTAAAATCAGCATATTTCTGTTAACGGTTTTAACCATCACTGTTATTCTTGGCTCTATTATGTATTTGGTAGAGAAGCGCGAAAATGGGTTTTCGAATATTCCCGAAAGTATTTACTGGGCCATTGTGACCATTACAACCGTTGGTTATGGCGATATTTCGCCCATTACGCCTTTGGGTAAATTTGTAGCTTCTGTAGTGATGTTAATCGGTTATGCGATTATTGCAGTACCCACAGGTATCATTACCCATGATATTGCTCTTGCAGCCAGGCAGAAAAAAGAATTACCCGAATCGTGCCCGAGCTGCAGTAGGGAAGGCCACGATAGCGATGCCTTGTTTTGCAAGTATTGCGGATCATCGCTATTTAAATAA
- a CDS encoding NAD(P)-dependent oxidoreductase → MMKSQKTPAKQHQQPGIEAKMNPRPEVIKENYRGAGKLNNQVALITGGDSGIGRSVAVHFAREGADVAIVYLNEDIDAKETQKMVEAEGKKCLLIKGDVKKPAFCKKAVENTIKQFGKINILVNNAGMQVPQKDPKKIDNKQLEDTFRTNIFGYFYFAHEVLEHFKPGDSIINTTSVTAYRSSPNLIDYSSTKGAITSFTRSLATNLATKGIRVNAVAPGPVWTPLIVSTFDEKKIKSFGSQTAMERAGQPSEIAPAYVFLASDDASFITGQVIHVNGGEVVNG, encoded by the coding sequence GTGATGAAAAGCCAAAAAACACCTGCCAAACAACATCAGCAACCAGGCATAGAAGCCAAAATGAATCCAAGACCCGAAGTAATTAAAGAAAACTATAGGGGAGCGGGGAAATTGAATAATCAGGTTGCACTCATTACCGGTGGAGATAGTGGTATCGGTCGTTCGGTAGCAGTTCATTTTGCAAGAGAAGGTGCCGATGTAGCCATTGTTTATTTAAATGAAGATATTGATGCGAAAGAGACCCAAAAGATGGTTGAGGCAGAGGGGAAAAAGTGCCTCTTGATTAAAGGAGATGTTAAAAAGCCTGCTTTTTGCAAAAAGGCAGTGGAAAACACCATTAAACAATTTGGGAAAATTAATATCCTGGTTAATAATGCCGGGATGCAGGTTCCACAAAAAGATCCAAAAAAAATCGATAACAAACAGCTTGAGGATACTTTCCGAACCAACATATTCGGTTATTTTTATTTTGCACACGAGGTGCTTGAGCATTTTAAACCTGGTGACAGCATCATCAATACCACTTCAGTAACCGCTTACCGCTCATCGCCAAATCTAATCGATTACTCTTCTACCAAGGGCGCAATCACTTCTTTTACACGTTCGCTGGCCACAAATTTAGCAACAAAAGGCATCCGGGTAAATGCCGTTGCGCCAGGCCCGGTGTGGACACCCCTCATTGTATCTACTTTTGATGAAAAAAAGATTAAATCTTTTGGATCACAAACTGCGATGGAAAGGGCAGGGCAACCTTCAGAGATTGCTCCGGCTTATGTTTTTCTCGCTTCGGATGATGCTTCTTTTATCACCGGGCAGGTTATACATGTTAACGGCGGAGAAGTGGTTAACGGATAA
- a CDS encoding alpha-L-fucosidase codes for MRKTILSVLVMLSLILPGFAQKRLGNETAAQKTKRMEWWTDARFGMFIHWGLYALPARHEWVRNYERITNENYQKYFDQFNPDLFNPKQWAKEAKAAGMKYAVLTTKHHEGFVLFDSKYTDYKATNTQAKRDLVKEFVEAFRAEGIKVGFYYSLIDWHHPDFTVDKVHPLRPEKESEEAYAALNKGKDMAKYRKYMYNQVTELLTKYGKIDILWADFSYPGKNGKGRDDWGSVELLKQIRKLQPGIIVDNRLDLNDYEDGTDFETPEQVSPKELEKYRGKVWETCQTFSGSWGYHRDENTWKSNRKLLDLLITSVANGGNLLLNVGPTARGEFDNRANIALDSLSLWMHANSKSIYHCTFAPAEFKAPEGAKLTYNNDTKKLYVHLFEYPNTGYITLDGYKDKAKYAQFLHDNSEVQIDAQKSTGNTLVLKLPKKKPNFEIPVIELTLN; via the coding sequence ATGAGAAAAACAATTTTATCAGTTTTGGTAATGTTAAGCCTAATCCTACCTGGCTTTGCTCAAAAACGCTTAGGCAATGAAACAGCAGCCCAAAAAACCAAACGAATGGAATGGTGGACAGATGCTCGCTTCGGCATGTTTATTCACTGGGGCCTGTATGCTTTGCCAGCTCGCCACGAATGGGTAAGAAACTATGAACGCATTACCAACGAAAACTATCAAAAATATTTTGATCAGTTCAATCCCGATCTGTTTAATCCAAAACAGTGGGCAAAAGAAGCTAAAGCTGCCGGTATGAAATACGCCGTTTTAACGACTAAACACCATGAAGGCTTTGTGCTTTTTGATAGCAAGTACACCGATTATAAAGCAACCAATACACAGGCAAAAAGAGATTTGGTAAAAGAATTTGTAGAGGCTTTCCGTGCTGAAGGCATAAAAGTAGGTTTCTATTATTCTCTTATTGACTGGCACCACCCCGACTTTACCGTAGACAAGGTTCATCCTTTACGACCTGAAAAAGAATCTGAAGAGGCTTATGCTGCCTTAAATAAAGGCAAGGATATGGCCAAGTACCGCAAGTACATGTATAACCAGGTTACAGAATTATTAACCAAATATGGTAAGATAGATATTCTCTGGGCAGATTTTTCGTACCCTGGAAAAAATGGTAAAGGCCGCGATGATTGGGGTTCGGTTGAGTTACTGAAACAGATCAGAAAATTACAACCCGGAATTATTGTTGATAACCGCCTCGATTTAAACGACTATGAAGATGGTACAGATTTCGAAACGCCGGAACAGGTTAGTCCGAAAGAACTGGAAAAATACCGCGGTAAAGTTTGGGAAACCTGCCAAACCTTTTCAGGCTCATGGGGATACCACCGGGATGAAAATACCTGGAAAAGCAATAGAAAATTATTAGATCTATTAATCACCTCTGTGGCTAACGGCGGTAATTTATTGCTAAATGTTGGTCCTACTGCGCGCGGTGAGTTTGATAACCGGGCAAACATTGCTTTAGACAGCTTAAGCCTTTGGATGCATGCCAATTCGAAATCTATCTACCATTGTACTTTTGCCCCGGCAGAATTTAAAGCACCTGAAGGCGCAAAACTTACCTATAACAACGACACAAAAAAACTATATGTGCATCTGTTCGAATATCCAAATACTGGCTACATTACACTGGATGGATATAAAGACAAAGCAAAGTATGCACAGTTTTTACACGATAACTCTGAAGTACAGATTGATGCGCAAAAATCGACCGGAAACACACTGGTATTAAAGCTACCAAAGAAAAAACCCAACTTTGAAATCCCGGTAATTGAACTGACGTTAAATTAA
- a CDS encoding uroporphyrinogen-III C-methyltransferase — translation MDQKTTDFGLFIMGGGPGDPELITMKAFNVLKRAEVILYDNLSNEKLLEIAPKACKMIYVGKQPYGKYTPQEKINELIVENAQNYQVVVRLKGGDPFIFGRGFEELIYAEARGIKCHYIPGISSMQGAGFIDVPLTHRGISESVWILTGTKKDGSLTDDLKCAMKSSATVVVYMGMKKVGEISKAYSDAGLGEMPAAIIQHATLPNQKQVVCSVQHLEESAEKAGLTYPAIIIIGNVVQAKAYANLNQGELLSA, via the coding sequence ATGGATCAAAAAACTACTGATTTTGGACTTTTTATAATGGGTGGAGGTCCTGGTGACCCGGAATTAATCACAATGAAAGCTTTTAATGTGTTAAAAAGAGCAGAAGTTATACTTTATGATAACTTAAGTAATGAAAAATTACTGGAAATTGCTCCGAAAGCATGTAAAATGATCTATGTTGGCAAGCAACCTTATGGAAAATACACGCCACAAGAGAAAATAAATGAATTAATTGTCGAAAATGCCCAGAATTATCAGGTTGTGGTGCGTTTAAAGGGTGGAGATCCCTTTATTTTCGGCAGGGGATTCGAAGAATTGATTTATGCAGAGGCCAGAGGGATTAAATGTCATTATATTCCAGGTATAAGTAGTATGCAGGGGGCTGGTTTTATCGATGTCCCTTTAACACACCGTGGAATTAGTGAAAGTGTCTGGATCCTTACCGGAACCAAAAAGGACGGAAGTTTAACCGATGATCTGAAATGTGCCATGAAAAGTTCGGCTACCGTTGTTGTATATATGGGTATGAAAAAAGTAGGCGAAATTTCTAAAGCTTATTCCGACGCGGGTTTAGGTGAAATGCCTGCTGCAATTATTCAACATGCTACCTTACCCAATCAAAAACAAGTAGTGTGTTCGGTTCAGCATTTGGAGGAATCTGCAGAAAAGGCTGGTTTAACTTATCCGGCCATTATTATCATTGGTAACGTAGTGCAGGCTAAAGCTTATGCGAACTTAAATCAGGGAGAACTTTTGTCGGCATAG
- a CDS encoding nitrite reductase (NAD(P)H), which translates to MKEPQIIVIGNGMVGYKFCEKLRSKTSSFNLIVFGEEPRRAYDRVHLSEYFNGKTADDLSLSTENWYQEQNITLFLNNPITKIDRELQKVYTANGLDYSYDILVFATGSGAFVPNIPGIEKEGVFVYRTIEDLDLISNYAKKAKTASVIGGGLLGLEAAKALIDLGIEKTSIIEFAPRLMPRQIDAAGSDMLKSKLADLGLQIHLSKNTTSIEGDGRITALKFSDDTALDVDMLVISAGIKPRDELAKACGIEVGPRGGIVVDEKMQTSDPAVFAIGECALYDGMIYGLIAPGYEMAEVLAANLCEGDKTFTGFDMSTKLKLIGIDVASFGDNFITEPDCRTIIFENKHKGVYKRINVSNDGQYLLGGILIGDATAYNLLLQTSNNRIVLPENPEELILGARGGSEAAGGAGITGLPDSALICSCEGVSKGDICTAVADGTCENIDDLKKCTKAGTGCGGCLPMVKDLMTYTLKSQGKYIKNVICEHFNYSRQELFDLIHIHELKSYDEVLDALGKNDGCEVCKPLVSSLLASLWNEMILKKGNDVAQDSNDRFLANIQKGGSYSVVPRVPGGEITPDKLIVIGEVAKKYNLYTKITGGQRIDLFGAHLNDLPIIWEELIAAGFESGHAYGKGLRTVKSCVGSTWCRFGLHDSVSFAIRIEERYRGIRAPHKFKSAVSGCIRECAEAQSKDFGIIATEKGWNLYVCGNGGSKPQHALLLATDLDSETCIQYIDRFLMFYIRTADPLTRTATWLNKMEGGIDYLRNVIINDSLGMAAQWESEIENLIATYKCEWKEAVENPAIRKRFSHFVNAPEEKDPTIEFVEMRGQKRTAEWKTF; encoded by the coding sequence ATGAAAGAACCACAAATAATCGTAATAGGAAATGGAATGGTGGGATATAAATTCTGTGAAAAGCTTAGATCCAAAACTTCTTCTTTTAATCTTATTGTTTTTGGAGAAGAACCTCGCAGAGCTTACGATCGTGTTCATCTAAGTGAATATTTTAATGGCAAAACAGCCGACGACCTCTCTCTTTCTACAGAAAACTGGTACCAGGAACAAAATATTACCTTATTTCTTAATAATCCCATTACCAAAATAGACCGCGAACTTCAAAAAGTTTATACCGCCAATGGTTTAGATTATAGCTACGACATTCTTGTTTTTGCCACAGGGTCCGGTGCTTTTGTCCCGAATATTCCTGGAATCGAAAAAGAAGGCGTTTTTGTTTACCGTACGATAGAAGATCTCGACCTGATTAGCAATTATGCAAAAAAGGCCAAAACCGCTTCTGTCATCGGCGGTGGACTATTGGGATTAGAAGCTGCTAAAGCACTGATAGATTTAGGCATCGAAAAAACAAGCATCATCGAATTTGCACCGCGCCTAATGCCAAGACAAATTGATGCTGCCGGTAGCGACATGCTTAAATCTAAACTGGCTGATCTGGGTTTACAGATCCATTTAAGTAAAAATACCACGAGTATCGAAGGCGATGGTCGTATTACGGCATTAAAGTTTAGTGATGATACCGCATTGGATGTTGATATGTTAGTGATTTCTGCCGGTATAAAACCTCGTGATGAACTGGCGAAAGCCTGCGGCATTGAGGTTGGTCCACGCGGAGGAATTGTAGTTGATGAGAAAATGCAGACCAGCGATCCTGCTGTATTTGCCATTGGCGAATGTGCTTTATATGACGGAATGATTTATGGTTTGATTGCTCCAGGTTATGAAATGGCCGAAGTGCTGGCCGCAAACCTTTGCGAAGGTGATAAAACTTTCACCGGATTTGATATGAGCACCAAACTTAAACTGATTGGCATTGATGTAGCCAGTTTCGGCGATAATTTTATTACAGAGCCAGATTGCCGCACCATCATTTTCGAAAACAAACACAAAGGCGTTTATAAAAGAATAAATGTTAGTAATGACGGGCAATACCTTTTAGGAGGTATATTAATTGGAGATGCAACAGCGTATAACCTGCTGTTGCAGACCTCTAATAACCGCATTGTATTACCAGAAAATCCTGAAGAACTGATACTGGGTGCACGCGGAGGAAGCGAAGCTGCTGGCGGCGCCGGAATTACAGGTTTACCAGACAGCGCATTAATCTGTAGTTGTGAAGGCGTTAGTAAAGGCGATATCTGCACCGCAGTCGCTGATGGCACTTGCGAAAACATTGATGACCTGAAAAAATGCACCAAAGCAGGTACAGGTTGTGGTGGTTGTTTGCCGATGGTAAAAGATTTAATGACTTATACCTTAAAGTCGCAAGGTAAATATATCAAGAATGTAATTTGTGAACACTTTAACTATAGCAGACAAGAACTTTTTGACCTTATCCATATCCACGAATTAAAAAGTTACGACGAGGTACTGGATGCATTAGGCAAAAACGATGGTTGCGAAGTGTGCAAACCATTGGTATCCTCACTCCTTGCAAGTCTTTGGAACGAAATGATCCTTAAAAAAGGAAACGATGTGGCTCAGGATAGCAACGATCGTTTTCTGGCCAACATTCAAAAAGGTGGCTCATATTCAGTAGTACCAAGGGTTCCGGGTGGAGAAATTACACCCGACAAGCTAATTGTAATTGGCGAAGTAGCTAAAAAATATAATCTGTACACCAAAATTACAGGTGGTCAGCGGATTGATCTGTTTGGTGCACACCTTAACGACCTGCCCATTATCTGGGAAGAGTTAATTGCAGCAGGTTTCGAAAGCGGACATGCTTACGGAAAGGGCTTAAGAACAGTAAAAAGCTGTGTTGGCAGTACCTGGTGCAGATTTGGTTTACATGATAGTGTGAGTTTCGCCATCAGAATTGAAGAAAGATACAGAGGCATCCGTGCGCCACACAAATTTAAATCAGCGGTAAGCGGCTGCATCAGAGAATGCGCAGAAGCCCAAAGCAAAGATTTTGGCATTATTGCTACTGAAAAAGGCTGGAACTTATATGTATGCGGAAATGGCGGGAGCAAACCGCAACACGCCCTTTTATTGGCAACAGACCTCGACAGCGAAACCTGCATTCAGTACATCGATAGATTTTTGATGTTTTACATCCGCACTGCCGATCCGCTTACCCGAACAGCAACCTGGCTGAACAAAATGGAAGGCGGAATAGACTACCTGCGGAATGTAATTATCAACGATAGTTTAGGAATGGCGGCACAGTGGGAAAGCGAAATTGAAAATTTAATCGCCACCTATAAATGCGAGTGGAAAGAAGCGGTAGAAAATCCGGCCATCAGAAAAAGATTCTCTCATTTTGTAAATGCGCCCGAAGAAAAAGACCCAACTATAGAATTTGTAGAGATGCGTGGACAAAAAAGAACCGCCGAATGGAAAACATTTTAA
- a CDS encoding nitrite reductase small subunit: MNEQSNWLAACRVEDAIENGGVCVKHGEDQIALFYFTRRNEWYATQNECPHKKQMALSRGMIGSTTDEPKVACPFHKKTFSLSTGECLSGDECAIKTYPVKIENGTVYIGTTPKS; encoded by the coding sequence ATGAATGAACAATCAAATTGGCTAGCAGCCTGCCGAGTCGAGGATGCCATTGAGAACGGTGGCGTTTGTGTAAAACATGGTGAAGATCAGATTGCACTTTTCTATTTCACCAGAAGAAACGAGTGGTATGCCACTCAAAACGAATGCCCGCATAAAAAGCAGATGGCATTAAGCCGTGGAATGATTGGCTCCACTACCGATGAACCTAAGGTAGCCTGCCCTTTTCACAAAAAAACATTCTCATTGAGCACTGGCGAATGTTTAAGTGGCGACGAATGCGCCATAAAAACCTACCCTGTAAAGATAGAAAACGGAACTGTTTATATTGGCACAACGCCAAAATCTTAA
- a CDS encoding MFS transporter, translated as MTQHTTQPLDKLNIFSLKGVQMKTFHITWLTFFFCFFAWFGMAPLMKIAREQLHLTKDQVGNIQIASVSATIIARLLIGRLIDKFGPKLIYTWLLVLCAIPVLLIGTSHSYTSFLLFRLAIGVIGASFVITQFHTSIMFASNIKGTANATAGGFGNAGGGAANLFMPLIASGITALGFCSTEDSWRYAMIFPGVMLLICAFLYHRYTLDTPKGDFKDLKDESIKSNKNTFLIAAKDYRTWILTIAYAACFGVEITVDNFAPIFFTDSFGATIAVAGMVAGIFGWINIFARPLGGIVADKIGKTWGFDGKTLLLALLLLVEGIGLIWFAKSGNIGMAIFMMFVFGLSLKMANGATYSLVPFINPLAVGSVAGIVGAGGNIGAMLIAFMFKAKASHAAKNVIENGHNVQKDLIDYTSAFTLLGFIILGIGVAVFIFRTIMAQKTAEIEDLVLTPSK; from the coding sequence ATGACACAGCATACTACTCAACCACTAGATAAACTTAATATATTTTCGCTTAAAGGTGTTCAGATGAAGACCTTTCACATCACCTGGTTAACTTTCTTCTTCTGTTTCTTCGCCTGGTTCGGGATGGCGCCCCTGATGAAGATAGCGAGAGAGCAGCTCCATCTGACCAAAGATCAGGTGGGTAACATCCAAATTGCATCAGTATCGGCCACCATTATTGCCCGTTTACTGATCGGAAGATTGATTGACAAATTTGGCCCTAAACTGATCTACACCTGGCTTTTGGTACTCTGTGCCATTCCGGTATTGTTAATCGGAACCAGCCATTCTTACACTTCCTTTTTACTATTCCGCCTGGCCATTGGCGTAATTGGTGCATCATTCGTAATCACCCAATTCCATACCTCGATTATGTTTGCTTCGAACATCAAAGGAACCGCAAATGCAACGGCAGGCGGCTTTGGTAATGCCGGTGGTGGTGCGGCCAATTTGTTTATGCCATTAATTGCATCCGGAATTACGGCTTTAGGCTTTTGCAGCACCGAAGATAGCTGGCGTTATGCCATGATTTTCCCAGGTGTAATGCTTTTAATCTGTGCCTTTTTATATCACCGCTATACTTTAGATACCCCAAAAGGTGATTTTAAAGACCTTAAAGATGAAAGCATCAAAAGCAACAAAAACACCTTCTTAATTGCAGCGAAGGATTACCGCACCTGGATTTTAACCATCGCCTATGCCGCATGTTTTGGCGTAGAAATTACGGTAGACAACTTTGCACCAATCTTTTTTACAGATTCATTTGGCGCAACCATAGCAGTTGCCGGAATGGTTGCAGGCATTTTTGGATGGATTAATATTTTTGCCAGGCCACTGGGTGGCATTGTTGCCGATAAAATTGGCAAAACCTGGGGATTTGATGGCAAAACACTTTTGCTCGCTTTACTGCTTTTGGTAGAGGGAATCGGTTTAATCTGGTTCGCGAAATCGGGGAATATCGGAATGGCTATTTTCATGATGTTTGTTTTCGGCCTGAGTTTAAAAATGGCCAACGGCGCAACTTACAGCCTTGTTCCTTTCATTAATCCACTTGCAGTTGGTAGCGTAGCCGGTATTGTAGGTGCTGGTGGAAATATCGGTGCCATGCTCATTGCCTTTATGTTTAAAGCTAAAGCCAGTCATGCGGCTAAAAATGTAATCGAAAATGGCCACAACGTTCAAAAAGACCTGATTGATTATACCAGCGCTTTTACTTTACTTGGTTTTATTATCCTCGGAATTGGTGTTGCAGTATTCATCTTCAGGACCATTATGGCACAAAAAACAGCTGAAATAGAAGACCTGGTACTAACGCCCAGCAAATAA